In the genome of Oncorhynchus nerka isolate Pitt River linkage group LG4, Oner_Uvic_2.0, whole genome shotgun sequence, the window ACATACTGACAACAATTAACATTGTATTGTTACCATGAAACTATAAAAGTATGAGAGAAGGCAAGTGAcatacagacaagacagacaggcaggctgacTAGCAGgctagacagggacagacaggcaggaaagACAGACCTGGTCCATGCAGAGCTCATAGTTGGCCCTTTGGGCCAGGACGTCCAGCTGGGTGTGGGCCAGCTGTTGCTCAGAGTTCATGACCCATCTCTCCACCTTCTGTATCTCCTTGACCAGGCCCACCAGTGTCCATCACCTGGGGACAGTTCAAAGGTCAGTCAACTTATATCATCAGCATCACTAAGGCTACTAAGCACAAGAAAATATTGTTTTACATGACTATCCTTTTCAACATTCTGTTTTATAGACCTTGCACAACGGAATTAAGTGGAATTCTTATGTGGATTTCTTATGTAGAACTCTTTAGGTCTCTGTCAGGGTTACAGCACGTTTCACAACAGTGTCAATATTTACAGAAATGCCAAGTGATCACAAGGCAGGTCCCAACTGTACGGCAGATGAATGAACAACACGGCTAGGATCAGGATATCTGAACACCTGCCGTTTCTCCCACTCCAGAGTATCcctgtccccagtacaaggtgcacctgtgtaatgagcatgctgtttaaacagcttcttgatatgccacacctgtcaggtggatggacaatcttggcaaaggagaaatgcagactaacagggatgtaaacacatttgtgcacaaaattggaaGAGAAATTatcttttgtgcatatggaatatttctgggatcttcTGGGATTTTGTTCAGTAATATCTTGCATTTTTCAAATTCTACCAACTGGACAATTATTGACTTGTAGCTAATAGGTTTTATGTGATTTGTACCAACACTGGCTTCTTAATGTCCACTTCTTAATGTCCACGTCTTAATGTCCACGTCTTAATGTCCACTTCTTAATGTCCACTTCTTAATGTCCACTTCTTAATGTCCACGTCTTAATGTCCACTTCTTAATGTCCACTTCTTAATAATGTCCAGTTCTTAATGTCCACGTCTTAATGTCCACGTCTTAATGTCCACTTCTTAATGTCCACTTGAAATACATTATTTTTCATCAGATTTCACAGTCCGTGCCTAAAATTATATTAAGCCTTTACTAACAGGAGAATGCATCAAACCACTtccaaaataaatcacttaccacATGAATTCAAAATTATAAAAATGACATAAGTATATAGCAAAGAGCTTGAACGTGGAGCAGCTTATAAGCAAAGAAAAAAGTGAAATGTGGCAAACTTCAAAACTTTTCAGAATCACTTGGAATCCTCCATTGGAACTATACAGTCTGTGACAAAACCATTTCTGACATCCCAAGTAAGCCAGTAAACATATTGTATGTTGAAAACAGAATGGTGCAGGGTCACAACAGAGTACAATGTTTGCATTTGTACTGGCGCTTATCAATGATTTTATAACATTGTCATGTTTTTCTCAATGCACATGGTCAACTGTGTCAATGTCAGGAACACATGCAGCTGGTGGAGAACACAGGAGGGTTTGCATGCATGCAGTCAAAACGCTAAGGAGACTAAATGTGATACTATGTTTCTGGCCAGACCAGTCTAGTCATCCTCGTCTAGACATAATAAAACTCCATGTACAGCTGCAAAACCAAATCAAGAAGATAACCTTTGACCTTTAAAGTTTAAACCCTCAGGGCCTTATTGATCAATCTATTCATATAGCGGACATATCAACACATTTGCTGTAATAATCAGGAATTCCAGCACCAATGCAGTTGAAGCGGGGTGTGGGCCAGGATTTTCTACACAATGTTGGCTTTAAATGCATAAGACTATAGGTTATTGTTCATACAACTTTGAATTAAGGAGAATATGAATGCGAATTGACAAAAGGGACCACTGAAATCCGATTTTACCTGTTCTACCAAAACCCTATTAAGCTACACAATATGGGCATAAAATGGTCCTACAGATATACATTTCAAATCTGCATACAAGCTTCCTCGTTTGGTGTAGTGTTAAAAATCTGTGTTCAAACACTGCAGAACTATAAAGAGAGAGTATGGCAACAAACATAATTACCTTTAATTCTCTGACAGACAGCTCAATCTCTACTCAAGTGTTGTTTGAAAAGGTTACTGTCAAAACAATAACTGCACGTGGCAATGTTTACCACCTGGCTGGGGGCAGTCCCTTGGGACAGACAACACACTTCGCAAGCATACCGCCCCTCCGACTAGACAGACAAGCTACATTCCTAAAATGTTTGCCCCGGGCCACTATAAATTGCTGTAATGCGTCCAGGCCACAAACATTATTCATGCAGAGTTCCAGACGCGTGTACATGATTTCCGGAAAGATTTCAACAATGCAAAGAAACCTAATGGCTGAGAGCAGCCTCGCCCCAACGCATTATTTCGACATGTGGCATGACTATATGAACCTAGGGAGGCTGCTGGAGAAACTTTGTGACGTCGCAGATCGGACAGCCACCACCTGTACCCAGCTAAAGGAGCACGTGACGGAAACAGAAGACCACCAGACCGGTCGCCAGGAGCAACAATGGTTTCGTCTGAATTCGATCGGGACTGAGAGTCTGAGTTCTGCAAGCAGCATTTCAGGCAACACGAGCCACAGCCTGGGTTCCGGTGATTACTGCGGCTTCTGCAAGCAAAATGGAGAAACGGCAGAGATCTACCGGAGCCACAAACTGAAATCCAAAGACAGCAGAGTCATCTGCCCCATTCTGAGGAGCTACATTTGTCCTATGTGTGGCGGCACCGGAGACAAAGCTCACACGCGCCGGTACTGCCCACAGCGCAACGGCGTGGTGCCGAAATACCGGGGGACTGTGGAGTAGAAAACAGGAGGAAAAGCAATCTGTAAATATTTATGGAGAAAATATATCCAACGTTCTCGTTCAGTTAGATAGACCTATTGTtaccatatatattttttacaaagtGGCTAATGCGCCTTTGATGTTCTGCTATGAAAAAAAATAAACCTATTTTCGTACATAACTTAAATGGGTTTTGTTCACGTTCTCCTTCCTCAATTCTGGTATATGACATGTTATAAAACTAAATTATTTCATATTCaccctttatttaaataggcaagtcagttaattacaaattcttatttacaattatgcctaccggggaacagtgggttaactgccttgttcagttggcagaatgacatattttcaccttgtcagttcggggattcgatctagcaacctttcggttactggcccaacgctctaaccactaggctactattATTTTGTGGGAAAGAAATCACAACACGTTAATTACATATTATAGTTTTATTAACGGCAATTATCCATGGATCTTATTTTTATTACTAATCCAGTAACAATCATGGCTTTAAAATTAAATCGACTACCTTACTATCCAAAGTCACCCTAGTCCATTTAAACA includes:
- the nanos2 gene encoding nanos homolog 2 — translated: MQSSRRVYMISGKISTMQRNLMAESSLAPTHYFDMWHDYMNLGRLLEKLCDVADRTATTCTQLKEHVTETEDHQTGRQEQQWFRLNSIGTESLSSASSISGNTSHSLGSGDYCGFCKQNGETAEIYRSHKLKSKDSRVICPILRSYICPMCGGTGDKAHTRRYCPQRNGVVPKYRGTVE